The genomic segment GCGGGACCAGCTCGGCCGGGTGGCGCGGCTGATGAACGATCCCGGCGCCCGCCGGCCGTTCGTGGCGCTCGTCGCGGCCAGCCAGCACGACCCGGAGCTCGCCGCGGCGCTGCGGGACCGGTTCATCGCCACCCGCCGGGACGCCGCTCGCGAGCTGGTCACCGAGGCGATCCGGGCCGGGCAACTGGCCCCCGGCGCCGATCCGGACGCCGTGCTCGACATGCTCTACGGCGCCCTCTACTACCGCCTGCTGATCAGCGGCGATCCGCTCACCGCCGACTACCCCGACCGGCTCGTCGCCCTCCTCGGCGCCGTGCGAACGCCCAGCTGACCGGCGCAGCGGGGCAGCCAGGGAGCCCTCCCCCGCCGTGACCGGTTCACGGGGGCCAGCCGAGAGCCGGCCCCGCGGTCCCGGTGCCGCGGGGCCGGCCGAGTGCCCGCCCCGCGTCGGCTCGTCCCGTCGGCTACCCCGCCGCGGGCGTCATCGGCGCCGCCGGCGCCGGGACCCGGCCCACGGCGGTCTTGCGCACCGCGAGAGCGGTCAGCGCCAGTGTCAGGACCACGAACCCGACCTGCCCGGCCAGATCGATGCCGTGTTTCGGCTGCGCGGCGAAGCCGACCACGCAGTACACCAGCAGCGCGCCGGCGGCCGGTGCGAAGGCGTGCCGCGCCGTCCACCCGCGCCCCCGGGACCAGCCGACGAGCAGCACTGCGGCGAGGGCGTACAGCACCAGGTCGACCGGGATCGGCCAGCCGCCGGGCAGGCCGTGGTTCGCGAGTTCGAACACCGCCCCGGCAGCCGCCGCGAGCAGCGTGACCAGCCACGGTGCCGGCACCCGGCCGGTACCGGCGGGGTGGCGCCGGCCGACCCGCGGGAACAGGAACGCGACCACGATGCACAGCACCGTCCCGACCGCGGTCAGCAGCGCCTGGCCGGCGGACAGCTCGTACGCCGGGAAGCCCGGCAGGCCGCCGCGGAACGTCCAGTGGATGACGGCGACGCCGACGACGAAGACCGCCGCGGTCACCGTCAGCCCGACCCGGCCGAGCCAGGGCGCGGTACCGCGCCGCGCGTACAGCGCCTCGGTGAGCGCGATCGAGGCACCCATGCTCCACACCACGTGCAGGGTCAGGACGAACAGCCACCAGGTCCAGCCGATCCCGTCCAGGTTGCCGGGAGCGAGCAGGTGCAGGCCGGCGAACCGGGGGTTGAACAGGCTCATGTCGCCGAACCCCTCCTCGACCAGGCCGTACGCCGCGGCCAGCGCCAGCATCGTCGGCCAGCCGCGGCCGGCCCGCCGGGTCACCTCGCGCACCAGCACGGCCCCGGCGCCGTACATGGCGGCGTCCACCGGGTACGCGAACGCCGCGCTCAGGGTCGTGTTCCCGAGCAGGAACTCGCCCACGAACGGGGCCAGCAGGACCAGCACCCAGGCCGGTGCGATTCGTCGCCACATCTCGATCACCCTCCGCCGAAACGATCGGGCCCAGCCTCCCGCCGCGGCACCGATCCCCGGCAGAGCCGTCGATCCGGACTCCGCCGGGACAAATGTCCTGCCTGGCCGGCGTGGCGGCGGCGGACTAGCGTGGGGTGTTCGGAGGTGGACCGATGGGAAGCACCGAGGTCGACGTCGACCCACCGCGCCGGCGGCCGGAGCGAGCCGGTTCGGCCGGCGACGACCGGCTCAGCCTGGACGACCCGTTCACGGTGCCCACCGACTACTGGCACCCGCTGCCGGACGGCCGGATCCAGTGCGACGTGTGCCCGCGCGCCTGCAAGCTGCACGAGGGGCAGCGCGGGCTGTGCTTCGTCCGCGGCCGGGTCGACGACCAGGTCGTGCTCGCGTCGTACGGGCGGTCCTCGGGGTTCTGCGTCGACCCGATCGAGAAGAAGCCGCTGAACCACTTCCTGCCGGGCACGCCGGTGCTGTCGTTCGGCACCGCGGGCTGCAACCTGGCCTGCCGGTTCTGCCAGAACTGGGACATCTCCAAGTCGCGCGAGATCGACACGCTGGCCTCGGCCGCCGGCCCGGAGGCGCTGGCCCGCGCCGCCGAACAGCTGGGCTGCCGCTCGATCGCCTTCACCTACAACGACCCGACGATCTTCCTGGAGTACGCGATGGACGTCGCGGACGCCTGCCGGGAGCGCGGGATCAAGGCGGTGGCGGTGAGCGCCGGCTACATCAACGAGGCGGCCTGCCGCGATCTGTACTCGCACATGGACGCGGCGAACATCGACCTCAAGGCGTTCAGCGAGCAGTTCTACCGCAAGGTCACGTTCGGCAAGCTGGACAACGTGCTGGCCACGCTCGACCACCTCCGGGAGACCGACGTCTGGTTCGAGGTGACGACGCTGCTGATCCCCGGGCAGAACGACTCGGACGACGAGATCGCGAAGCAGTGCGACTGGTTCGCCGAGCATCTCGGCCCGGACGTGCCGCTGCACTTCACCGCGTTCCATCCGGACTTCAAGATGCGCGACATCCCGCGCACCCCGCCGGCGACGCTGCGCCGGGCCCGGCAGCTCGCCCGGGAGCGCGGCCTGCACCACGTCTACACCGGCAACGTGCACGACGCCGACGGCCAGACCACCTACTGCCCGTCCTGCGGGAAACCGGTGATCGTCCGGGACTGGTACGTGCTGGGCGAGTACCGCCTGACCGACGACGGCCACTGCGTCCACTGTGGAGCGTCCGTCGCCGGGGTGTTCGCCGGCCCGCCCGGCGAGTGGGGTTCCCGGCGGCAGCCGGTCCGGCTGGTGGAGCGCGGCGGCCGTGGCCCGCACGACCGGCGCACCTCCCCGGTCACCGCGGACGGTGCCCGGTGACGGTGCGCGAGCCGGCGGTGGCCGGGAAGTTCTATCCGAGCGATCCGGACACCCTGCGCACCCTGGTCGGCTCGCTGCTGGCCGACGTCGAGGTGCCGGTCGACGAGGCGCTCGCCCCGGCGTACGTGGTCCCGCACGCCGGTTACCGGTTCTCCGGCCCCACCGCCGCCCTGGTGTACGCGCGGCTGGCGGCGCACGCCGAACGGATTGCCCGGGTGCTGCTGATCGGCCCGTCGCACTTCGTCCGCCTCGCCGGCTGCGCAGTCTCCACAGTAGACAGATGGGCGACCCCGCTGGGCGAGGTCCCACTGGACGCGATCGGGCGCAACACCCTGGTCGAGGCGGGTGCGGCCGAGGCGAACGACGAGCCGCACCAACCCGAGCACTCGCTGGAGGTACAGGTCCCGTTCCTGCAGGCGGTGCTCACGCCGGGCACCCCGATCCTGCCGGTGGCGGCCGGGCCGGCGAACGCGGACGCGGTGGCCGACCTGCTCGCCGTTGGTATCCGCCGTCCCGGCACCGTGCTGCTCTGCTCCACCGACCTGTCGCACTACCACCCGGACGCCGCGGCCCGCGCGCAGGACGCGGCCACCATCCGCGCCGTGCTGGAGCGTTCGCCGGACCGGATCGGGGTCCGGGACGCCTGCGGCGTGTTCGGGCTGCGCGGCCTCACCACCCTCGCCGCCCGCGCCGGCTGGACCCCGCGGCTGCTCGGCTACGCGACCTCCGCGGACACGATCGGACCGCCCGACCGCGTCGTCGGCTACGCCGCCTTCGCCCTGTCCTGAGAGCTTCGGCGGCTCCGCGATCCCTGCCCGGTGGCACGTCGAACGGCGGCCGCTGCCCGGTGGCCCGCCGACCGACGTGCCAGGCTGATGGCCCGGCGCCCGGCGGCCCCGGGCCGACCCGCTCGGGTCAGCGGTAGTCGTCGGGATCCTCGGGGACCGCGTGGGACTGTTCCAGGGTGTCGTCCACCGGTGTCTCCAGGCCGATCTCCGGTGCCTGCTCGGCCTCGTCGGCCGGTTCGCTCGGCCGCTCCTCGTCCGGCGAGTCGACGTCCGGCGCCTCGATCCGCGCGGTGTCGGGTGTCTCGCCCGGGCGGTACTCGCTCGGATCGCGTTCCTGGTCCGGGGCCAGCTCCGGTTCGGTCACCGTGTCACCTCCGCAGATCGGATCGCCGGTGCCGTACCGCACCGGCTCGTGGGCGGCCGGCCGGGCCGCCGCCCCTGTCGCTGCGTGTGCGCCTCAACCGTAACCGGGTACCCGGCGGCTCGCAGGAGCTAACCCGAGGTACCGATGGGACGTCCGGACCCGGCCGGGCACGCCGGTACCGAAAGCCACCCCTGGCGGGCATGCCGGCCGACAGCGACCCGGCCACCGGCGGGCAGGCCGGTACCGAAAGTCACCCCGGCCCCGAATGTGCGGGATACTCGACGGCGCGGCACGGCCGGTGCAGGACCGGCGTGCCGGGGACAGCGGCGTCCGGCACGCACCATCTTCCGGTGTCGACCCCACGCCGGGGTCGCACCCGGGAGACTCGACCGAGAAGACGACTCAGCTCAAGGAGCGCTCATGCCCATCGCCACGCCCGAGGTGTACGCCGAGATGCTGGACCGCGCGAAGGCGGGCAGCTTCGCGTACCCGGCGATCAACGTGACCTCGTCGCAGACCCTGAACGCCGCGCTGCGCGGCTTCGCCGAGGCCGGCAGCGACGGGATCGTCCAGGTGTCCACGGGCGGCGCCGAATACCTGTCCGGCCCCACCATGAAGAACATGGTCACCGGTGCGGTCGCGCTCGCCGGGTACGCGCACGAGGTGGCGAAGCAGTACCCGGTGAACATCGCGCTGCACACCGACCACTGCCCGAAGAACAAGCTCGACTCGTACGTGCGTCCGCTGCTCGCGATCTCGGCGGAGCGGGTGGCGCGGGGCGAGGAGCCGCTGTTCCAGTCGCACATGTGGGACGGCTCGGCGGTGCCGCTGGCGGAGAACCTGGAGATCGGCCGGGAACTGCTGGCCCAGGCGCACCAGGCCAGGATCATCCTGGAGGTCGAGATCGGGGTGGTCGGCGGCGAGGAGGACGGCGTCGTCGGCGAGATCAACGACAAGCTCTACACCACGCCGGCGGACGGGCTGAAGACCGTCGAGGCGCTCGGTACCGGCGAGAACGGCCGCTACCTGACCGCGCTGACGTTCGGCAACGTGCACGGGGTGTACAAGCCGGGCAACGTGAAGCTGCGGCCGGAGATCCTGAAGCAGATCCAGGACGAGGTCGGCGCGAAGGTCGGCCGGCAGCGCCCGTTCGACCTGGTGTTCCACGGCGGGTCCGGTTCGACGCTGGACGAGATCCGGGCGGCGGTCGACTACGGCGTGGTGAAGATGAACATCGACACCGACACCCAGTACGCGTTCACCCGGCCGGTGGTCGACCACATGCTGCGCAACTACGACGGCGTGCTGAAGATCGACGGTGAGGTGGGCAACAAGAAGCAGTACGACCCGCGGGCCTGGGGCAAGGCTGCCGAGCAGGGCATGGCCGAGCGGGTCCAGGCGGCCTGCGAGGCGCTGCGCTCCCGCGGTACGACGCT from the Actinocatenispora thailandica genome contains:
- a CDS encoding TetR/AcrR family transcriptional regulator — protein: METGPNSGVGDEVRADPARPGRPRSERARQAVLAATRDLITDRGLPGLTVDDIAGRAGVSKATIYRWWPTKAAILMDAFTDLVGARMTFPAGGDPLGRLRDQLGRVARLMNDPGARRPFVALVAASQHDPELAAALRDRFIATRRDAARELVTEAIRAGQLAPGADPDAVLDMLYGALYYRLLISGDPLTADYPDRLVALLGAVRTPS
- the amrS gene encoding AmmeMemoRadiSam system radical SAM enzyme, whose amino-acid sequence is MGSTEVDVDPPRRRPERAGSAGDDRLSLDDPFTVPTDYWHPLPDGRIQCDVCPRACKLHEGQRGLCFVRGRVDDQVVLASYGRSSGFCVDPIEKKPLNHFLPGTPVLSFGTAGCNLACRFCQNWDISKSREIDTLASAAGPEALARAAEQLGCRSIAFTYNDPTIFLEYAMDVADACRERGIKAVAVSAGYINEAACRDLYSHMDAANIDLKAFSEQFYRKVTFGKLDNVLATLDHLRETDVWFEVTTLLIPGQNDSDDEIAKQCDWFAEHLGPDVPLHFTAFHPDFKMRDIPRTPPATLRRARQLARERGLHHVYTGNVHDADGQTTYCPSCGKPVIVRDWYVLGEYRLTDDGHCVHCGASVAGVFAGPPGEWGSRRQPVRLVERGGRGPHDRRTSPVTADGAR
- the amrB gene encoding AmmeMemoRadiSam system protein B, translating into MTVREPAVAGKFYPSDPDTLRTLVGSLLADVEVPVDEALAPAYVVPHAGYRFSGPTAALVYARLAAHAERIARVLLIGPSHFVRLAGCAVSTVDRWATPLGEVPLDAIGRNTLVEAGAAEANDEPHQPEHSLEVQVPFLQAVLTPGTPILPVAAGPANADAVADLLAVGIRRPGTVLLCSTDLSHYHPDAAARAQDAATIRAVLERSPDRIGVRDACGVFGLRGLTTLAARAGWTPRLLGYATSADTIGPPDRVVGYAAFALS
- the fbaA gene encoding class II fructose-bisphosphate aldolase, whose product is MPIATPEVYAEMLDRAKAGSFAYPAINVTSSQTLNAALRGFAEAGSDGIVQVSTGGAEYLSGPTMKNMVTGAVALAGYAHEVAKQYPVNIALHTDHCPKNKLDSYVRPLLAISAERVARGEEPLFQSHMWDGSAVPLAENLEIGRELLAQAHQARIILEVEIGVVGGEEDGVVGEINDKLYTTPADGLKTVEALGTGENGRYLTALTFGNVHGVYKPGNVKLRPEILKQIQDEVGAKVGRQRPFDLVFHGGSGSTLDEIRAAVDYGVVKMNIDTDTQYAFTRPVVDHMLRNYDGVLKIDGEVGNKKQYDPRAWGKAAEQGMAERVQAACEALRSRGTTLAK